A genomic segment from Conger conger chromosome 2, fConCon1.1, whole genome shotgun sequence encodes:
- the LOC133122332 gene encoding zinc-binding protein A33-like isoform X1 produces the protein MAASEETTQPICKKHKAPLCLYCVEMEELACEKCKEASAHKKYRFWTVQQAAEERRVVLTISREKLLKKVEGHEEAHRVFTDMTKHLKSQAQQTEREIKDEFEKLHRFLRKEEEARIAALKEEEKQKSGMLKERIEKITMEMSFISNTISTIEKELEAEAISFLQNYKNTIDKTRQSMQDQQSQPGASNLWTQFIELMKPPLPGQVHSDTVQRMCEPPQEPDLITGALIDVAKHLGNLKFRVWEKMQGAVQYTPVTLDPNTAAPCLSLSEGLTSMKFCMDNPQLPDNPERVTLGAVILGSQGFTSGKHQWDVEVGDNSNWAVGVAEESTERKEETVRILALIYRNGNYYRSSRKGLLSLQNKPHRVRVELNWDDGIVTISDPACSGPITAMNFSHTERLFPYFQSSCEEHPLQISPEKVSISVGDPKQEQEKEKSSFFSWKL, from the exons ATGGCTGCCTCTGAGGAAACGACTCAGCCAATCTGCAAGAAACACAAGGCTCCCTTGTGCCTGTACTGTGTGGAGATGGAAGAACTGGCCTGTGAAAAGTGCAAAGAGGCTTCTGCACACAAAAAATATCGCTTCTGGACGGTTCAGCAGGCTGCTGAAGAACGCAGG GTGGTCCTCACAATTTCTCGGGAGAAACTGCTGAAAAAGGTGGAGGGACATGAGGAAGCTCACAGAGTCTTCACTGACATGACCAAGCATCTGAAG agccaggcccagcagacggagagagaaataaaagacGAGTTTGAGAAACTCCATCGGTTTCTGCggaaggaagaggaggccagGATCGCCGCGctgaaggaggaagagaagcaGAAGAGTGGGATGCTGAAGGAGAGGATTGAGAAGATAACGATGGAGATGTCCTTCATCTCAAACACAATCAGCACCATAGAGAAGGAACTGGAAGCAGAGGCCATCTCCTTCCTGCAG AACTACAAGAACACAATTGACAA AACACGGCAGTCCATGCAGGATCAACAAAGCCAGCCTGGTGCATCCAACCTTTGGACCCAATTCATTGAGCTGATGAAACCTCCATTACCAGGCCAG GTCCATTCTGATACAGTGCAAAG gatgTGCGAACCACCTCAGGAACCCGACCTCATTACTGGAGCCCTGATTGATGttgccaaacacctgggcaatCTCAAGTTCAGGGTCTGGGAGAAGATGCAGGGGgctgttcaataca CTCCTGTCACtctggaccccaacactgctgctccatgtctctctctgtctgagggaCTGACCAGTATGAAGTTCTGTATGGACAACCCTCAGCTCCCCGACAACCCAGAGAGGGTCACCCTCGGAGCCGTAATTTTGGGGTCCCAGGGCTTCACCTCCGGGAAACACCAGTGGGACGTGGAGGTGGGGGACAACTCCAACTGGGCGGTGGGAGTGGCCGAGGAATCCActgagaggaaggaagaaacCGTTAGGATTCTAGCTTTGATCTACAGGAATGGTAACTACTACCGTAGCAGTAGAAAGGGGCTCCTCTCATTGCAAAATAAGCCACATAGGGTGCGGGTTGAGCTGAATTGGGATGATGGAATCGTGACAATCTCCGACCCAGCCTGTTCTGGCCCCATCACTGCCATGAACTTCTCTCACACAGAGCGGCTGTTTCCATATTTCCAGAGCTCGTGTGAGGAACACCCTCtgcagatctctccagagaagGTCAGCATCAGTGTCGGAGATCCAAAGCAAGagcaggagaaagaaaaaagtagTTTCTTTTCCTGGAAACTTTAA
- the LOC133122332 gene encoding E3 ubiquitin-protein ligase TRIM35-like isoform X3, which translates to MAASEETTQPICKKHKAPLCLYCVEMEELACEKCKEASAHKKYRFWTVQQAAEERRVVLTISREKLLKKVEGHEEAHRVFTDMTKHLKSQAQQTEREIKDEFEKLHRFLRKEEEARIAALKEEEKQKSGMLKERIEKITMEMSFISNTISTIEKELEAEAISFLQNYKNTIDKTRQSMQDQQSQPGASNLWTQFIELMKPPLPGQVHSDTVQRMCEPPQEPDLITGALIDVAKHLGNLKFRVWEKMQGAVQYTPVTLDPNTAAPCLSLSEGLTSMKFCMDNPQLPDNPERVTLGAVILGSQGFTSGKHQWDVEVGDNSNWAVGVAEESTERKEETVRILALIYRNEHVSLRKMA; encoded by the exons ATGGCTGCCTCTGAGGAAACGACTCAGCCAATCTGCAAGAAACACAAGGCTCCCTTGTGCCTGTACTGTGTGGAGATGGAAGAACTGGCCTGTGAAAAGTGCAAAGAGGCTTCTGCACACAAAAAATATCGCTTCTGGACGGTTCAGCAGGCTGCTGAAGAACGCAGG GTGGTCCTCACAATTTCTCGGGAGAAACTGCTGAAAAAGGTGGAGGGACATGAGGAAGCTCACAGAGTCTTCACTGACATGACCAAGCATCTGAAG agccaggcccagcagacggagagagaaataaaagacGAGTTTGAGAAACTCCATCGGTTTCTGCggaaggaagaggaggccagGATCGCCGCGctgaaggaggaagagaagcaGAAGAGTGGGATGCTGAAGGAGAGGATTGAGAAGATAACGATGGAGATGTCCTTCATCTCAAACACAATCAGCACCATAGAGAAGGAACTGGAAGCAGAGGCCATCTCCTTCCTGCAG AACTACAAGAACACAATTGACAA AACACGGCAGTCCATGCAGGATCAACAAAGCCAGCCTGGTGCATCCAACCTTTGGACCCAATTCATTGAGCTGATGAAACCTCCATTACCAGGCCAG GTCCATTCTGATACAGTGCAAAG gatgTGCGAACCACCTCAGGAACCCGACCTCATTACTGGAGCCCTGATTGATGttgccaaacacctgggcaatCTCAAGTTCAGGGTCTGGGAGAAGATGCAGGGGgctgttcaataca CTCCTGTCACtctggaccccaacactgctgctccatgtctctctctgtctgagggaCTGACCAGTATGAAGTTCTGTATGGACAACCCTCAGCTCCCCGACAACCCAGAGAGGGTCACCCTCGGAGCCGTAATTTTGGGGTCCCAGGGCTTCACCTCCGGGAAACACCAGTGGGACGTGGAGGTGGGGGACAACTCCAACTGGGCGGTGGGAGTGGCCGAGGAATCCActgagaggaaggaagaaacCGTTAGGATTCTAGCTTTGATCTACAGGAATG aACAtgtttcattacggaaaatggcatGA
- the LOC133122332 gene encoding zinc-binding protein A33-like isoform X2 produces MTKHLKSQAQQTEREIKDEFEKLHRFLRKEEEARIAALKEEEKQKSGMLKERIEKITMEMSFISNTISTIEKELEAEAISFLQNYKNTIDKTRQSMQDQQSQPGASNLWTQFIELMKPPLPGQVHSDTVQRMCEPPQEPDLITGALIDVAKHLGNLKFRVWEKMQGAVQYTPVTLDPNTAAPCLSLSEGLTSMKFCMDNPQLPDNPERVTLGAVILGSQGFTSGKHQWDVEVGDNSNWAVGVAEESTERKEETVRILALIYRNGNYYRSSRKGLLSLQNKPHRVRVELNWDDGIVTISDPACSGPITAMNFSHTERLFPYFQSSCEEHPLQISPEKVSISVGDPKQEQEKEKSSFFSWKL; encoded by the exons ATGACCAAGCATCTGAAG agccaggcccagcagacggagagagaaataaaagacGAGTTTGAGAAACTCCATCGGTTTCTGCggaaggaagaggaggccagGATCGCCGCGctgaaggaggaagagaagcaGAAGAGTGGGATGCTGAAGGAGAGGATTGAGAAGATAACGATGGAGATGTCCTTCATCTCAAACACAATCAGCACCATAGAGAAGGAACTGGAAGCAGAGGCCATCTCCTTCCTGCAG AACTACAAGAACACAATTGACAA AACACGGCAGTCCATGCAGGATCAACAAAGCCAGCCTGGTGCATCCAACCTTTGGACCCAATTCATTGAGCTGATGAAACCTCCATTACCAGGCCAG GTCCATTCTGATACAGTGCAAAG gatgTGCGAACCACCTCAGGAACCCGACCTCATTACTGGAGCCCTGATTGATGttgccaaacacctgggcaatCTCAAGTTCAGGGTCTGGGAGAAGATGCAGGGGgctgttcaataca CTCCTGTCACtctggaccccaacactgctgctccatgtctctctctgtctgagggaCTGACCAGTATGAAGTTCTGTATGGACAACCCTCAGCTCCCCGACAACCCAGAGAGGGTCACCCTCGGAGCCGTAATTTTGGGGTCCCAGGGCTTCACCTCCGGGAAACACCAGTGGGACGTGGAGGTGGGGGACAACTCCAACTGGGCGGTGGGAGTGGCCGAGGAATCCActgagaggaaggaagaaacCGTTAGGATTCTAGCTTTGATCTACAGGAATGGTAACTACTACCGTAGCAGTAGAAAGGGGCTCCTCTCATTGCAAAATAAGCCACATAGGGTGCGGGTTGAGCTGAATTGGGATGATGGAATCGTGACAATCTCCGACCCAGCCTGTTCTGGCCCCATCACTGCCATGAACTTCTCTCACACAGAGCGGCTGTTTCCATATTTCCAGAGCTCGTGTGAGGAACACCCTCtgcagatctctccagagaagGTCAGCATCAGTGTCGGAGATCCAAAGCAAGagcaggagaaagaaaaaagtagTTTCTTTTCCTGGAAACTTTAA